A genome region from Drosophila simulans strain w501 chromosome 2R, Prin_Dsim_3.1, whole genome shotgun sequence includes the following:
- the LOC6735116 gene encoding tumor protein D52 isoform X11, whose translation MEDHNTANLSEPASPANSVASAEIAAEFAALSVEEKEQRRAEWSQELARVEEEINTLRTVLASKTRHASDLKRKLGITVWKEVTDDMNQGLKNLKESTVYQRTESVLKSTGEKTASVFGSITSGISSKLSQMKNSESMRSIEASVGSAYENVKTKVTSRSGSVSSFPDALDENNTSSGLNSPTDSLPK comes from the exons ATGGAGGACC ATAATACAGCCAACCTGTCGGAGCCAGCATCTCCAGCTAATTCTGTGGCATCCGCAGAAATTGCCGCCGAGTTCGCTGCGCTCTCCGtcgaggagaaggagcagcgtCGGGCTGAGTGGAGTCAG GAGCTCGCCCGCGTTGAGGAAGAGATCAACACGCTGCGAACCGTCCTAGCCTCCAAGACGCGCCATGCCTCCGATCTCAAGCGCAAGCTGGGCATCACCGTCTGGAAGGAGGTGACGGACGACATGAACCAGGGCCTTAAGAACCTCAAGGAGAGCACTGT ATACCAACGCACTGAGTCGGTGCTAAAGTCCACGGGCGAGAAGACCGCCTCGGTGTTTGGCAGCATCACCAGTGGCATTTCGTCGAAACTGTCGCAAATGAAAAACTCCGAATCGATGCGTTCTATCGAGGCTTCGGTGGGCTCTGCCTACGAGAACGTTAAA ACCAAGGTGACATCCCGCTCGGGTTCGGTATCCAGTTTCCCAGATGCTCTGGACGAGAACAACACATCCTCGGGTCTGAATTCACCCACAGACTCGCTCCCTAAATAG
- the LOC6735116 gene encoding tumor protein D54 isoform X6: MEDLSYDKVFEEVAFKGDNTANLSEPASPANSVASAEIAAEFAALSVEEKEQRRAEWSQELARVEEEINTLRTVLASKTRHASDLKRKLGITVWKEVTDDMNQGLKNLKESTVYQSVEQSVGTFTKTVYEAPLYQRTESVLKSTGEKTASVFGSITSGISSKLSQMKNSESMRSIEASVGSAYENVKVSYEHNNFMCQSHATKVTSRSGSVSSFPDALDENNTSSGLNSPTDSLPK, translated from the exons ATGGAGGACC TTT CCTATGACAAAGTCTTTGAGGAAGTTGCTTTCAAAGGAG ATAATACAGCCAACCTGTCGGAGCCAGCATCTCCAGCTAATTCTGTGGCATCCGCAGAAATTGCCGCCGAGTTCGCTGCGCTCTCCGtcgaggagaaggagcagcgtCGGGCTGAGTGGAGTCAG GAGCTCGCCCGCGTTGAGGAAGAGATCAACACGCTGCGAACCGTCCTAGCCTCCAAGACGCGCCATGCCTCCGATCTCAAGCGCAAGCTGGGCATCACCGTCTGGAAGGAGGTGACGGACGACATGAACCAGGGCCTTAAGAACCTCAAGGAGAGCACTGT ttaCCAATCGGTGGAGCAGAGCGTGGGCACGTTTACTAAAACGGTGTACGAGGCACCACT ATACCAACGCACTGAGTCGGTGCTAAAGTCCACGGGCGAGAAGACCGCCTCGGTGTTTGGCAGCATCACCAGTGGCATTTCGTCGAAACTGTCGCAAATGAAAAACTCCGAATCGATGCGTTCTATCGAGGCTTCGGTGGGCTCTGCCTACGAGAACGTTAAAGTAAGCTATGAACACAACAATTTTATGTGCCAATCTCATGCG ACCAAGGTGACATCCCGCTCGGGTTCGGTATCCAGTTTCCCAGATGCTCTGGACGAGAACAACACATCCTCGGGTCTGAATTCACCCACAGACTCGCTCCCTAAATAG
- the LOC6735116 gene encoding tumor protein D54 isoform X7, translating to MEDLYNTANLSEPASPANSVASAEIAAEFAALSVEEKEQRRAEWSQELARVEEEINTLRTVLASKTRHASDLKRKLGITVWKEVTDDMNQGLKNLKESTVYQSVEQSVGTFTKTVYEAPLYQRTESVLKSTGEKTASVFGSITSGISSKLSQMKNSESMRSIEASVGSAYENVKVSYEHNNFMCQSHATKVTSRSGSVSSFPDALDENNTSSGLNSPTDSLPK from the exons ATGGAGGACC TTT ATAATACAGCCAACCTGTCGGAGCCAGCATCTCCAGCTAATTCTGTGGCATCCGCAGAAATTGCCGCCGAGTTCGCTGCGCTCTCCGtcgaggagaaggagcagcgtCGGGCTGAGTGGAGTCAG GAGCTCGCCCGCGTTGAGGAAGAGATCAACACGCTGCGAACCGTCCTAGCCTCCAAGACGCGCCATGCCTCCGATCTCAAGCGCAAGCTGGGCATCACCGTCTGGAAGGAGGTGACGGACGACATGAACCAGGGCCTTAAGAACCTCAAGGAGAGCACTGT ttaCCAATCGGTGGAGCAGAGCGTGGGCACGTTTACTAAAACGGTGTACGAGGCACCACT ATACCAACGCACTGAGTCGGTGCTAAAGTCCACGGGCGAGAAGACCGCCTCGGTGTTTGGCAGCATCACCAGTGGCATTTCGTCGAAACTGTCGCAAATGAAAAACTCCGAATCGATGCGTTCTATCGAGGCTTCGGTGGGCTCTGCCTACGAGAACGTTAAAGTAAGCTATGAACACAACAATTTTATGTGCCAATCTCATGCG ACCAAGGTGACATCCCGCTCGGGTTCGGTATCCAGTTTCCCAGATGCTCTGGACGAGAACAACACATCCTCGGGTCTGAATTCACCCACAGACTCGCTCCCTAAATAG
- the LOC6735116 gene encoding tumor protein D54 isoform X8, which yields MEDHNTANLSEPASPANSVASAEIAAEFAALSVEEKEQRRAEWSQELARVEEEINTLRTVLASKTRHASDLKRKLGITVWKEVTDDMNQGLKNLKESTVYQSVEQSVGTFTKTVYEAPLYQRTESVLKSTGEKTASVFGSITSGISSKLSQMKNSESMRSIEASVGSAYENVKVSYEHNNFMCQSHATKVTSRSGSVSSFPDALDENNTSSGLNSPTDSLPK from the exons ATGGAGGACC ATAATACAGCCAACCTGTCGGAGCCAGCATCTCCAGCTAATTCTGTGGCATCCGCAGAAATTGCCGCCGAGTTCGCTGCGCTCTCCGtcgaggagaaggagcagcgtCGGGCTGAGTGGAGTCAG GAGCTCGCCCGCGTTGAGGAAGAGATCAACACGCTGCGAACCGTCCTAGCCTCCAAGACGCGCCATGCCTCCGATCTCAAGCGCAAGCTGGGCATCACCGTCTGGAAGGAGGTGACGGACGACATGAACCAGGGCCTTAAGAACCTCAAGGAGAGCACTGT ttaCCAATCGGTGGAGCAGAGCGTGGGCACGTTTACTAAAACGGTGTACGAGGCACCACT ATACCAACGCACTGAGTCGGTGCTAAAGTCCACGGGCGAGAAGACCGCCTCGGTGTTTGGCAGCATCACCAGTGGCATTTCGTCGAAACTGTCGCAAATGAAAAACTCCGAATCGATGCGTTCTATCGAGGCTTCGGTGGGCTCTGCCTACGAGAACGTTAAAGTAAGCTATGAACACAACAATTTTATGTGCCAATCTCATGCG ACCAAGGTGACATCCCGCTCGGGTTCGGTATCCAGTTTCCCAGATGCTCTGGACGAGAACAACACATCCTCGGGTCTGAATTCACCCACAGACTCGCTCCCTAAATAG
- the LOC6735116 gene encoding tumor protein D54 isoform X9 has protein sequence MEDHNTANLSEPASPANSVASAEIAAEFAALSVEEKEQRRAEWSQELARVEEEINTLRTVLASKTRHASDLKRKLGITVWKEVTDDMNQGLKNLKESTVYQSVEQSVGTFTKTVYEAPLYQRTESVLKSTGEKTASVFGSITSGISSKLSQMKNSESMRSIEASVGSAYENVKTKVTSRSGSVSSFPDALDENNTSSGLNSPTDSLPK, from the exons ATGGAGGACC ATAATACAGCCAACCTGTCGGAGCCAGCATCTCCAGCTAATTCTGTGGCATCCGCAGAAATTGCCGCCGAGTTCGCTGCGCTCTCCGtcgaggagaaggagcagcgtCGGGCTGAGTGGAGTCAG GAGCTCGCCCGCGTTGAGGAAGAGATCAACACGCTGCGAACCGTCCTAGCCTCCAAGACGCGCCATGCCTCCGATCTCAAGCGCAAGCTGGGCATCACCGTCTGGAAGGAGGTGACGGACGACATGAACCAGGGCCTTAAGAACCTCAAGGAGAGCACTGT ttaCCAATCGGTGGAGCAGAGCGTGGGCACGTTTACTAAAACGGTGTACGAGGCACCACT ATACCAACGCACTGAGTCGGTGCTAAAGTCCACGGGCGAGAAGACCGCCTCGGTGTTTGGCAGCATCACCAGTGGCATTTCGTCGAAACTGTCGCAAATGAAAAACTCCGAATCGATGCGTTCTATCGAGGCTTCGGTGGGCTCTGCCTACGAGAACGTTAAA ACCAAGGTGACATCCCGCTCGGGTTCGGTATCCAGTTTCCCAGATGCTCTGGACGAGAACAACACATCCTCGGGTCTGAATTCACCCACAGACTCGCTCCCTAAATAG
- the LOC6735116 gene encoding tumor protein D54 isoform X12, with protein MEDHNTANLSEPASPANSVASAEIAAEFAALSVEEKEQRRAEWSQELARVEEEINTLRTVLASKTRHASDLKRKLGITVWKEVTDDMNQGLKNLKESTVYQSVEQSVGTFTKTVYEAPLYQRTESVLKSTGEKTASVFGSITSGISSKLSQMKNSESMRSIEASVGSAYENVKALSSVVRWRSLIR; from the exons ATGGAGGACC ATAATACAGCCAACCTGTCGGAGCCAGCATCTCCAGCTAATTCTGTGGCATCCGCAGAAATTGCCGCCGAGTTCGCTGCGCTCTCCGtcgaggagaaggagcagcgtCGGGCTGAGTGGAGTCAG GAGCTCGCCCGCGTTGAGGAAGAGATCAACACGCTGCGAACCGTCCTAGCCTCCAAGACGCGCCATGCCTCCGATCTCAAGCGCAAGCTGGGCATCACCGTCTGGAAGGAGGTGACGGACGACATGAACCAGGGCCTTAAGAACCTCAAGGAGAGCACTGT ttaCCAATCGGTGGAGCAGAGCGTGGGCACGTTTACTAAAACGGTGTACGAGGCACCACT ATACCAACGCACTGAGTCGGTGCTAAAGTCCACGGGCGAGAAGACCGCCTCGGTGTTTGGCAGCATCACCAGTGGCATTTCGTCGAAACTGTCGCAAATGAAAAACTCCGAATCGATGCGTTCTATCGAGGCTTCGGTGGGCTCTGCCTACGAGAACGTTAAA GCGTTGAGTTCCGTGGTTAGATGGCGTTCCCTAATCCGTTGA
- the LOC6735116 gene encoding tumor protein D52 isoform X13, with translation MEDHNTANLSEPASPANSVASAEIAAEFAALSVEEKEQRRAEWSQELARVEEEINTLRTVLASKTRHASDLKRKLGITVWKEVTDDMNQGLKNLKESTVYQRTESVLKSTGEKTASVFGSITSGISSKLSQMKNSESMRSIEASVGSAYENVKALSSVVRWRSLIR, from the exons ATGGAGGACC ATAATACAGCCAACCTGTCGGAGCCAGCATCTCCAGCTAATTCTGTGGCATCCGCAGAAATTGCCGCCGAGTTCGCTGCGCTCTCCGtcgaggagaaggagcagcgtCGGGCTGAGTGGAGTCAG GAGCTCGCCCGCGTTGAGGAAGAGATCAACACGCTGCGAACCGTCCTAGCCTCCAAGACGCGCCATGCCTCCGATCTCAAGCGCAAGCTGGGCATCACCGTCTGGAAGGAGGTGACGGACGACATGAACCAGGGCCTTAAGAACCTCAAGGAGAGCACTGT ATACCAACGCACTGAGTCGGTGCTAAAGTCCACGGGCGAGAAGACCGCCTCGGTGTTTGGCAGCATCACCAGTGGCATTTCGTCGAAACTGTCGCAAATGAAAAACTCCGAATCGATGCGTTCTATCGAGGCTTCGGTGGGCTCTGCCTACGAGAACGTTAAA GCGTTGAGTTCCGTGGTTAGATGGCGTTCCCTAATCCGTTGA
- the LOC6735116 gene encoding tumor protein D52 isoform X10, translating into MEDLSYDKVFEEVAFKGDNTANLSEPASPANSVASAEIAAEFAALSVEEKEQRRAEWSQELARVEEEINTLRTVLASKTRHASDLKRKLGITVWKEVTDDMNQGLKNLKESTVYQRTESVLKSTGEKTASVFGSITSGISSKLSQMKNSESMRSIEASVGSAYENVKTKVTSRSGSVSSFPDALDENNTSSGLNSPTDSLPK; encoded by the exons ATGGAGGACC TTT CCTATGACAAAGTCTTTGAGGAAGTTGCTTTCAAAGGAG ATAATACAGCCAACCTGTCGGAGCCAGCATCTCCAGCTAATTCTGTGGCATCCGCAGAAATTGCCGCCGAGTTCGCTGCGCTCTCCGtcgaggagaaggagcagcgtCGGGCTGAGTGGAGTCAG GAGCTCGCCCGCGTTGAGGAAGAGATCAACACGCTGCGAACCGTCCTAGCCTCCAAGACGCGCCATGCCTCCGATCTCAAGCGCAAGCTGGGCATCACCGTCTGGAAGGAGGTGACGGACGACATGAACCAGGGCCTTAAGAACCTCAAGGAGAGCACTGT ATACCAACGCACTGAGTCGGTGCTAAAGTCCACGGGCGAGAAGACCGCCTCGGTGTTTGGCAGCATCACCAGTGGCATTTCGTCGAAACTGTCGCAAATGAAAAACTCCGAATCGATGCGTTCTATCGAGGCTTCGGTGGGCTCTGCCTACGAGAACGTTAAA ACCAAGGTGACATCCCGCTCGGGTTCGGTATCCAGTTTCCCAGATGCTCTGGACGAGAACAACACATCCTCGGGTCTGAATTCACCCACAGACTCGCTCCCTAAATAG
- the LOC6735116 gene encoding tumor protein D52 isoform X4, producing the protein MSESEPNSLEFIEDPYLPSIDDLTSTPSLDVETNEAVLDWYGDGQEESEAELYLRNLTLDQIFYDVDSDYTNSLELQAVEADFIAAKLANQAPSSSMAKRFRLKFFAKRTMRDVKVTFIDFSKPYLAKISNSDNYKRFLNIGHRSRDNTANLSEPASPANSVASAEIAAEFAALSVEEKEQRRAEWSQELARVEEEINTLRTVLASKTRHASDLKRKLGITVWKEVTDDMNQGLKNLKESTVYQRTESVLKSTGEKTASVFGSITSGISSKLSQMKNSESMRSIEASVGSAYENVKTKVTSRSGSVSSFPDALDENNTSSGLNSPTDSLPK; encoded by the exons ATGAGCGAATCGGAACCGAATAGCCTGGAGTTCATTGAAGACCCCTATCTGCCAAGCATCGATGATCTCACCAGCACACCGTCACTGGATGTGGAAACCAATGAAGCCGTCTTGGACTGGTATGGCGATGGGCAGGAGGAGAGCGAGGCTGAGCTATATCTGCGTAATCTGACGCTAGACCAGATATTCTACGATGTGGATTCGGACTACACCAACAGCCTGGAACTGCAGGCAGTGGAGGCGGACTTCATTGCCGCCAAGTTGGCCAATCAAGCGCCATCGTCTTCGATGGCCAAACGCTTCCGCTTGAAGTTCTTTGCCAAGCGAACCATGCGCGACGTTAAGGTCACGTTCATAGACTTCTCCAAACCGTATCTGGCCAAAATATCGAACAGTGATAACTACAAGAGATTCCTCAACATTGGGCATAGAAGTAGAG ATAATACAGCCAACCTGTCGGAGCCAGCATCTCCAGCTAATTCTGTGGCATCCGCAGAAATTGCCGCCGAGTTCGCTGCGCTCTCCGtcgaggagaaggagcagcgtCGGGCTGAGTGGAGTCAG GAGCTCGCCCGCGTTGAGGAAGAGATCAACACGCTGCGAACCGTCCTAGCCTCCAAGACGCGCCATGCCTCCGATCTCAAGCGCAAGCTGGGCATCACCGTCTGGAAGGAGGTGACGGACGACATGAACCAGGGCCTTAAGAACCTCAAGGAGAGCACTGT ATACCAACGCACTGAGTCGGTGCTAAAGTCCACGGGCGAGAAGACCGCCTCGGTGTTTGGCAGCATCACCAGTGGCATTTCGTCGAAACTGTCGCAAATGAAAAACTCCGAATCGATGCGTTCTATCGAGGCTTCGGTGGGCTCTGCCTACGAGAACGTTAAA ACCAAGGTGACATCCCGCTCGGGTTCGGTATCCAGTTTCCCAGATGCTCTGGACGAGAACAACACATCCTCGGGTCTGAATTCACCCACAGACTCGCTCCCTAAATAG
- the LOC6735116 gene encoding tumor protein D52 isoform X2, translating to MSESEPNSLEFIEDPYLPSIDDLTSTPSLDVETNEAVLDWYGDGQEESEAELYLRNLTLDQIFYDVDSDYTNSLELQAVEADFIAAKLANQAPSSSMAKRFRLKFFAKRTMRDVKVTFIDFSKPYLAKISNSDNYKRFLNIGHRSRDNTANLSEPASPANSVASAEIAAEFAALSVEEKEQRRAEWSQELARVEEEINTLRTVLASKTRHASDLKRKLGITVWKEVTDDMNQGLKNLKESTVYQSVEQSVGTFTKTVYEAPLYQRTESVLKSTGEKTASVFGSITSGISSKLSQMKNSESMRSIEASVGSAYENVKTKVTSRSGSVSSFPDALDENNTSSGLNSPTDSLPK from the exons ATGAGCGAATCGGAACCGAATAGCCTGGAGTTCATTGAAGACCCCTATCTGCCAAGCATCGATGATCTCACCAGCACACCGTCACTGGATGTGGAAACCAATGAAGCCGTCTTGGACTGGTATGGCGATGGGCAGGAGGAGAGCGAGGCTGAGCTATATCTGCGTAATCTGACGCTAGACCAGATATTCTACGATGTGGATTCGGACTACACCAACAGCCTGGAACTGCAGGCAGTGGAGGCGGACTTCATTGCCGCCAAGTTGGCCAATCAAGCGCCATCGTCTTCGATGGCCAAACGCTTCCGCTTGAAGTTCTTTGCCAAGCGAACCATGCGCGACGTTAAGGTCACGTTCATAGACTTCTCCAAACCGTATCTGGCCAAAATATCGAACAGTGATAACTACAAGAGATTCCTCAACATTGGGCATAGAAGTAGAG ATAATACAGCCAACCTGTCGGAGCCAGCATCTCCAGCTAATTCTGTGGCATCCGCAGAAATTGCCGCCGAGTTCGCTGCGCTCTCCGtcgaggagaaggagcagcgtCGGGCTGAGTGGAGTCAG GAGCTCGCCCGCGTTGAGGAAGAGATCAACACGCTGCGAACCGTCCTAGCCTCCAAGACGCGCCATGCCTCCGATCTCAAGCGCAAGCTGGGCATCACCGTCTGGAAGGAGGTGACGGACGACATGAACCAGGGCCTTAAGAACCTCAAGGAGAGCACTGT ttaCCAATCGGTGGAGCAGAGCGTGGGCACGTTTACTAAAACGGTGTACGAGGCACCACT ATACCAACGCACTGAGTCGGTGCTAAAGTCCACGGGCGAGAAGACCGCCTCGGTGTTTGGCAGCATCACCAGTGGCATTTCGTCGAAACTGTCGCAAATGAAAAACTCCGAATCGATGCGTTCTATCGAGGCTTCGGTGGGCTCTGCCTACGAGAACGTTAAA ACCAAGGTGACATCCCGCTCGGGTTCGGTATCCAGTTTCCCAGATGCTCTGGACGAGAACAACACATCCTCGGGTCTGAATTCACCCACAGACTCGCTCCCTAAATAG
- the LOC6735116 gene encoding uncharacterized protein LOC6735116 isoform X3 yields MSESEPNSLEFIEDPYLPSIDDLTSTPSLDVETNEAVLDWYGDGQEESEAELYLRNLTLDQIFYDVDSDYTNSLELQAVEADFIAAKLANQAPSSSMAKRFRLKFFAKRTMRDVKVTFIDFSKPYLAKISNSDNYKRFLNIGHRSRDNTANLSEPASPANSVASAEIAAEFAALSVEEKEQRRAEWSQELARVEEEINTLRTVLASKTRHASDLKRKLGITVWKEVTDDMNQGLKNLKESTVYQRTESVLKSTGEKTASVFGSITSGISSKLSQMKNSESMRSIEASVGSAYENVKVSYEHNNFMCQSHATKVTSRSGSVSSFPDALDENNTSSGLNSPTDSLPK; encoded by the exons ATGAGCGAATCGGAACCGAATAGCCTGGAGTTCATTGAAGACCCCTATCTGCCAAGCATCGATGATCTCACCAGCACACCGTCACTGGATGTGGAAACCAATGAAGCCGTCTTGGACTGGTATGGCGATGGGCAGGAGGAGAGCGAGGCTGAGCTATATCTGCGTAATCTGACGCTAGACCAGATATTCTACGATGTGGATTCGGACTACACCAACAGCCTGGAACTGCAGGCAGTGGAGGCGGACTTCATTGCCGCCAAGTTGGCCAATCAAGCGCCATCGTCTTCGATGGCCAAACGCTTCCGCTTGAAGTTCTTTGCCAAGCGAACCATGCGCGACGTTAAGGTCACGTTCATAGACTTCTCCAAACCGTATCTGGCCAAAATATCGAACAGTGATAACTACAAGAGATTCCTCAACATTGGGCATAGAAGTAGAG ATAATACAGCCAACCTGTCGGAGCCAGCATCTCCAGCTAATTCTGTGGCATCCGCAGAAATTGCCGCCGAGTTCGCTGCGCTCTCCGtcgaggagaaggagcagcgtCGGGCTGAGTGGAGTCAG GAGCTCGCCCGCGTTGAGGAAGAGATCAACACGCTGCGAACCGTCCTAGCCTCCAAGACGCGCCATGCCTCCGATCTCAAGCGCAAGCTGGGCATCACCGTCTGGAAGGAGGTGACGGACGACATGAACCAGGGCCTTAAGAACCTCAAGGAGAGCACTGT ATACCAACGCACTGAGTCGGTGCTAAAGTCCACGGGCGAGAAGACCGCCTCGGTGTTTGGCAGCATCACCAGTGGCATTTCGTCGAAACTGTCGCAAATGAAAAACTCCGAATCGATGCGTTCTATCGAGGCTTCGGTGGGCTCTGCCTACGAGAACGTTAAAGTAAGCTATGAACACAACAATTTTATGTGCCAATCTCATGCG ACCAAGGTGACATCCCGCTCGGGTTCGGTATCCAGTTTCCCAGATGCTCTGGACGAGAACAACACATCCTCGGGTCTGAATTCACCCACAGACTCGCTCCCTAAATAG
- the LOC6735116 gene encoding uncharacterized protein LOC6735116 isoform X5: MSESEPNSLEFIEDPYLPSIDDLTSTPSLDVETNEAVLDWYGDGQEESEAELYLRNLTLDQIFYDVDSDYTNSLELQAVEADFIAAKLANQAPSSSMAKRFRLKFFAKRTMRDVKVTFIDFSKPYLAKISNSDNYKRFLNIGHRSRDNTANLSEPASPANSVASAEIAAEFAALSVEEKEQRRAEWSQELARVEEEINTLRTVLASKTRHASDLKRKLGITVWKEVTDDMNQGLKNLKESTVYQSVEQSVGTFTKTVYEAPLYQRTESVLKSTGEKTASVFGSITSGISSKLSQMKNSESMRSIEASVGSAYENVKALSSVVRWRSLIR; this comes from the exons ATGAGCGAATCGGAACCGAATAGCCTGGAGTTCATTGAAGACCCCTATCTGCCAAGCATCGATGATCTCACCAGCACACCGTCACTGGATGTGGAAACCAATGAAGCCGTCTTGGACTGGTATGGCGATGGGCAGGAGGAGAGCGAGGCTGAGCTATATCTGCGTAATCTGACGCTAGACCAGATATTCTACGATGTGGATTCGGACTACACCAACAGCCTGGAACTGCAGGCAGTGGAGGCGGACTTCATTGCCGCCAAGTTGGCCAATCAAGCGCCATCGTCTTCGATGGCCAAACGCTTCCGCTTGAAGTTCTTTGCCAAGCGAACCATGCGCGACGTTAAGGTCACGTTCATAGACTTCTCCAAACCGTATCTGGCCAAAATATCGAACAGTGATAACTACAAGAGATTCCTCAACATTGGGCATAGAAGTAGAG ATAATACAGCCAACCTGTCGGAGCCAGCATCTCCAGCTAATTCTGTGGCATCCGCAGAAATTGCCGCCGAGTTCGCTGCGCTCTCCGtcgaggagaaggagcagcgtCGGGCTGAGTGGAGTCAG GAGCTCGCCCGCGTTGAGGAAGAGATCAACACGCTGCGAACCGTCCTAGCCTCCAAGACGCGCCATGCCTCCGATCTCAAGCGCAAGCTGGGCATCACCGTCTGGAAGGAGGTGACGGACGACATGAACCAGGGCCTTAAGAACCTCAAGGAGAGCACTGT ttaCCAATCGGTGGAGCAGAGCGTGGGCACGTTTACTAAAACGGTGTACGAGGCACCACT ATACCAACGCACTGAGTCGGTGCTAAAGTCCACGGGCGAGAAGACCGCCTCGGTGTTTGGCAGCATCACCAGTGGCATTTCGTCGAAACTGTCGCAAATGAAAAACTCCGAATCGATGCGTTCTATCGAGGCTTCGGTGGGCTCTGCCTACGAGAACGTTAAA GCGTTGAGTTCCGTGGTTAGATGGCGTTCCCTAATCCGTTGA
- the LOC6735116 gene encoding uncharacterized protein LOC6735116 isoform X1, producing MSESEPNSLEFIEDPYLPSIDDLTSTPSLDVETNEAVLDWYGDGQEESEAELYLRNLTLDQIFYDVDSDYTNSLELQAVEADFIAAKLANQAPSSSMAKRFRLKFFAKRTMRDVKVTFIDFSKPYLAKISNSDNYKRFLNIGHRSRDNTANLSEPASPANSVASAEIAAEFAALSVEEKEQRRAEWSQELARVEEEINTLRTVLASKTRHASDLKRKLGITVWKEVTDDMNQGLKNLKESTVYQSVEQSVGTFTKTVYEAPLYQRTESVLKSTGEKTASVFGSITSGISSKLSQMKNSESMRSIEASVGSAYENVKVSYEHNNFMCQSHATKVTSRSGSVSSFPDALDENNTSSGLNSPTDSLPK from the exons ATGAGCGAATCGGAACCGAATAGCCTGGAGTTCATTGAAGACCCCTATCTGCCAAGCATCGATGATCTCACCAGCACACCGTCACTGGATGTGGAAACCAATGAAGCCGTCTTGGACTGGTATGGCGATGGGCAGGAGGAGAGCGAGGCTGAGCTATATCTGCGTAATCTGACGCTAGACCAGATATTCTACGATGTGGATTCGGACTACACCAACAGCCTGGAACTGCAGGCAGTGGAGGCGGACTTCATTGCCGCCAAGTTGGCCAATCAAGCGCCATCGTCTTCGATGGCCAAACGCTTCCGCTTGAAGTTCTTTGCCAAGCGAACCATGCGCGACGTTAAGGTCACGTTCATAGACTTCTCCAAACCGTATCTGGCCAAAATATCGAACAGTGATAACTACAAGAGATTCCTCAACATTGGGCATAGAAGTAGAG ATAATACAGCCAACCTGTCGGAGCCAGCATCTCCAGCTAATTCTGTGGCATCCGCAGAAATTGCCGCCGAGTTCGCTGCGCTCTCCGtcgaggagaaggagcagcgtCGGGCTGAGTGGAGTCAG GAGCTCGCCCGCGTTGAGGAAGAGATCAACACGCTGCGAACCGTCCTAGCCTCCAAGACGCGCCATGCCTCCGATCTCAAGCGCAAGCTGGGCATCACCGTCTGGAAGGAGGTGACGGACGACATGAACCAGGGCCTTAAGAACCTCAAGGAGAGCACTGT ttaCCAATCGGTGGAGCAGAGCGTGGGCACGTTTACTAAAACGGTGTACGAGGCACCACT ATACCAACGCACTGAGTCGGTGCTAAAGTCCACGGGCGAGAAGACCGCCTCGGTGTTTGGCAGCATCACCAGTGGCATTTCGTCGAAACTGTCGCAAATGAAAAACTCCGAATCGATGCGTTCTATCGAGGCTTCGGTGGGCTCTGCCTACGAGAACGTTAAAGTAAGCTATGAACACAACAATTTTATGTGCCAATCTCATGCG ACCAAGGTGACATCCCGCTCGGGTTCGGTATCCAGTTTCCCAGATGCTCTGGACGAGAACAACACATCCTCGGGTCTGAATTCACCCACAGACTCGCTCCCTAAATAG